In the Sandaracinus amylolyticus genome, ACGTTCGAGCGCCAGCTCGCGCGATTCTTCGAAGAGGTGCCTCGTCACTTCCACTACGCGGTCGAGCTGCGCGACAAGCGCCTCCTCACGCGTCGTCACGTCGAGCTCCTGCGCGCGCACGGCGCGAGCCACGTGTGGAACCACTGGTCGCGCATGCCGCCGATCTCGATGCAGCGCGAGATCGCGGGCGCGCCGCTCGGTCCGATCGCGATCGCGCGCCTCATGCTCCCGCAGGACGCGCAGTACGAAGCGCAGAAGGCCGCGATGGAGCCCTTCGACACGCTGGTCGCGCCGGATCCCGAGATGCGCGCCGACGTGATCCGCCTCGCGCGCGAGTGCGAGGACGCGGGCGCGGAGCTCTACGTGATCGTCAACAACAAGGTCGAGGGCAGCTCACCGTGGACGGTGCGCGCGCTCGCGGAGAGATTGGCTCGATGAGCGGATCGGATCGCAACCTGACGTGGCACGCGGGCGAGGTGAGCGCGGCGGATCGTGCGCGCGCGCTGGGGCACGGCGCGGCGACGGTGTGGCTCACGGGGCTCTCGGGGTCGGGCAAGAGCACGCTGTGCCGTCGCGTGGAGCGCGCGCTCGTCGAGCGCGGCGTCGGCGCGTACGTGCTCGACGGCGACAACGTGCGCATGGGGCTCAACGCGGATCTCGGCTTCGGCGCGAAGGATCGCGAGGAGAACATCCGGCGCATCGGCGAGGTCGCGAAGCTGATGACCGACGCGGGCCTCGTCGTGCTCACCGCGTTCATCTCGCCGTTCCGCGCCGACCGCGCGCGCGTGCGCTCGATCGTGCCCGCGGGGCAGTTCTTCGAAGTCCACGTCGCGACGTCGATCGAGGAGTGCGAGCGACGCGACCCCAAGGGCCTCTACGCGAAGGCGCGCCGCGGCGAGATTCGCGACTTCACGGGCATCGACTCGCCGTACGAGCCGCCCGACGCGCCCGAGCTGGTGGTGGGCCACGACGGAGTGGGCGCGGACGTGAACGCGGCGCGCATCGTCGAGATGCTCGAGGTCCGCGGGATCGTCCCGCGGTGACGCGCGCCGCGCTCGATGCTCACGCCTGCGGCGGATCGACCCACTGCACGAGCTGCAGGATCACGCCGTTCGGGTCTTCGACCTGGAAGTACCGCTCGCCCCACGCCTCGGTCTCGATCGGCGTGACGATCGGGGCACCCTCGGCGCGCAGCCGCGCGTACTCGCGATCGACGTCGTCGACCACGAACGCGACGAGCAGCCCGTCGGCGCGCCGGCCCTTCATCGCCTCGGGTTTGAACGAGGCCAGCCCGGTCCGGAGGAAGATCAGGTTGAAGCCCGCGTCGCTGCGCGAGAGCGAGACGAACCCATCCGCCGCCATGTCCTCGGTGAACCCGAAGTGCTTCTTCACGAACTCCGCCGATGCGGTGACGTCGTCGACGTTGAGCGAGAGCGCCGAGCGAGTGATCTGCATGCTGCCGTCCTCCTCCGTACGGTGTACGCTATACGGTGTACGGAGATGCTCGGCAAGCGACGGAGGGCGCCGCTGATGGCCCGCGAGCGCACTGGCGCCGGCGATCCCGCGCGCACGCTCGAGCTGCTCTGGCGTGCCTCGCGCGAGCTCGACGCGCCGCAACGCGGGCCGCGTCCGACGCTCTCGATCGACGCGGTGGTCGAGGCCGCGATCGAGCTCGCCGACGCCGACGGGATCGATGCGCTGAGCATGCGGTCGCTCGCGCAGCGCTTCGGCGTCGCGCCGATGGCGCTCTACACGTACGTGCCGGGCAAGGCGGAGCTGCTCGATCTGATGGTCGATCACGCGTACCGCACGATGCCGCGCAGCACACCGCGCGGGGCCTCGTGGCGCGCGCGGATCGCGGAGGTCGCCGACGACAACCTCGCGCTCCATCGACGTCAT is a window encoding:
- the cysC gene encoding adenylyl-sulfate kinase → MSGSDRNLTWHAGEVSAADRARALGHGAATVWLTGLSGSGKSTLCRRVERALVERGVGAYVLDGDNVRMGLNADLGFGAKDREENIRRIGEVAKLMTDAGLVVLTAFISPFRADRARVRSIVPAGQFFEVHVATSIEECERRDPKGLYAKARRGEIRDFTGIDSPYEPPDAPELVVGHDGVGADVNAARIVEMLEVRGIVPR
- a CDS encoding VOC family protein, translated to MQITRSALSLNVDDVTASAEFVKKHFGFTEDMAADGFVSLSRSDAGFNLIFLRTGLASFKPEAMKGRRADGLLVAFVVDDVDREYARLRAEGAPIVTPIETEAWGERYFQVEDPNGVILQLVQWVDPPQA